From a single Solanum dulcamara chromosome 4, daSolDulc1.2, whole genome shotgun sequence genomic region:
- the LOC129884603 gene encoding embryo-specific protein ATS3A-like, translating to MKKMGGQFLVLLFLSFVAFFFSFSQATSITSTSIKPLIFIETNQSAGAARRCSYTLTIKTSCSSPKYTRDRVSIAFGDAYGFEVYAPKIDNPSSKIFERCSTDTFQIRGPCIYEICYLYLKRVGSDGWKPESVKVYGSDRPAITFKYNKLLPNGVWFGFNHCRKIM from the coding sequence ATGAAGAAAATGGGTGGTCAGTTCCTGGTGCTCTTGTTCCTCAGCTTCGTTGCTTTCTTCTTCAGTTTCTCGCAAGCAACATCAATTACTTCAACTTCAATAAAACCCTTAATTTTCATCGAAACCAATCAGAGCGCCGGTGCTGCTAGGCGTTGCTCATACACATTGACAATCAAAACAAGTTGTTCTTCACCTAAATACACCAGAGATAGAGTCAGTATTGCTTTTGGAGATGCTTACGGATTTGAGGTCTATGCGCCAAAGATAGATAATCCATCGTCGAAGATATTCGAGAGATGCTCAACGGATACATTCCAGATCCGTGGCCCCTGTATTTACGAGATCTGCTACCTTTACTTGAAGAGGGTTGGATCGGACGGCTGGAAACCGGAGAGCGTCAAGGTGTACGGTTCAGATCGTCCTGCTATTACCTTTAAATATAATAAGCTTCTTCCTAATGGAGTCTGGTTTGGATTTAATCACTGTCGTAAAATCATGTAG
- the LOC129884601 gene encoding embryo-specific protein ATS3A-like, producing MVMKMGGHLLFLSLAVFFFSFCQATSITSTSTKSLFFIETNQSAATARSCSYTLSIKTSCSSTKYTRDKISVAFGDSYGFEVHAPRLDNPSSKIFESCSTDTFQIRGLCIYEICYLNLKRVGSDGWKPESVKVYGPDRPAITFKYDKFLPNGVWFGFNHCKKRPV from the coding sequence ATGGTGATGAAAATGGGTGGTCACCTCTTGTTCCTCAGCTTAGCTGTTTTCTTCTTCAGTTTCTGTCAAGCAACATCAATTACTTCAACTTCAacaaaatccctatttttcatCGAAACCAATCAGAGCGCCGCTACTGCTAGGAGCTGCTCATACACGTTGTCAATCAAAACAAGCTGTTCTTCAACTAAATACACCAGAGACAAAATCAGTGTTGCTTTTGGAGATTCTTACGGATTTGAGGTCCACGCGCCGAGGTTAGATAATCCATCCTCGAAGATATTCGAAAGCTGTTCTACGGATACTTTCCAGATCCGTGGCCTCTGTATTTATGAGATCTGCTACCTAAACTTGAAGAGGGTTGGATCGGACGGCTGGAAACCGGAGAGCGTCAAGGTGTACGGTCCAGATCGTCCTGCTATTACCTTTAAATATGATAAGTTTCTACCTAATGGAGTCTGGTTTGGATTTAATCACTGTAAGAAACGGCCTGTCTAG